One Streptomyces coeruleorubidus DNA segment encodes these proteins:
- a CDS encoding DUF2690 domain-containing protein, whose amino-acid sequence MTTSSTSDNSATSPEPESQPPAGGRSRRISSTTLACAAAIVGAVAAAVLTPLGEHVIKAFLDEPTCPGEACEGKNPQNQGCNEDARTFKPAIGNPALLQLRYSENCQAVWARIERGSPGDLVTAEVTGGAKRTAEIEYGDDKFTSMVRVGNDEFQVTACAVPRAGGESTYQRYCIHATEATAWR is encoded by the coding sequence GTGACGACAAGCAGCACCAGCGACAACTCCGCAACGTCCCCCGAGCCTGAGTCACAACCGCCCGCAGGCGGGCGGAGCAGACGCATCAGCTCGACGACACTGGCCTGCGCCGCGGCGATCGTCGGCGCCGTGGCGGCTGCCGTCCTGACCCCGCTCGGAGAGCACGTGATAAAGGCCTTCCTCGACGAGCCGACTTGTCCGGGTGAAGCCTGCGAGGGGAAGAACCCGCAGAATCAGGGATGCAACGAGGACGCGCGCACCTTCAAGCCCGCCATCGGTAACCCCGCTCTCCTTCAGCTCCGCTACAGCGAGAACTGCCAGGCCGTATGGGCGCGGATCGAGCGGGGGAGCCCAGGAGACCTCGTTACGGCAGAGGTCACTGGGGGAGCGAAGCGCACTGCCGAGATCGAGTACGGAGACGACAAGTTCACCAGCATGGTGAGGGTGGGCAACGACGAGTTCCAGGTCACCGCCTGTGCGGTCCCCAGGGCCGGTGGTGAGAGCACGTACCAGCGCTACTGCATCCACGCGACCGAGGCGACTGCCTGGCGGTGA
- a CDS encoding molybdopterin-dependent oxidoreductase, which translates to MRDDPRLPSSPGFWRSPLRGPRFTSVLGLVLLAGITVLFVTGLVSYAAYNPGLSPVNDKTPDKGILGFYLFAWPTNPHWLYRLNQGVHVTLGITLIPVLLAKLWSVIPRLFALPPARSLAHALERISLLLLVGGALFEFVTGVLNVQLDYVFPGSFYPLHFYGAWVFFAAFVAHALLKMPTALRNLRHLREERNDLVPPRPAEPTVSRRGALWFVGGGSLLLFATTAGQNFDGPLRRTALLAPHGGGDPGSGPNGFQINKTAAYAGIDTAETGEDAWRLVVTGPAGTVRLSRARLAQLPLHSAALPIACVEGWSTSDQWWRGVRLRDLAALVGYDDDPPDVFVESLQRRGAFRSAALRANQVADPRSLLALYVNGEELSPDHGHPARIIVPAAPGVLNTKWVARMTFGDL; encoded by the coding sequence ATGCGAGACGACCCACGGCTTCCCTCCTCGCCCGGCTTCTGGCGCAGCCCCCTGCGCGGCCCCCGGTTCACCTCCGTGCTCGGCCTCGTCCTGCTCGCCGGCATCACCGTGCTGTTCGTGACGGGCCTGGTCTCGTACGCCGCCTACAACCCGGGCCTGTCGCCGGTGAACGACAAGACCCCGGACAAGGGGATCCTCGGCTTCTACCTCTTCGCCTGGCCGACGAACCCGCACTGGCTGTACCGGCTCAACCAGGGCGTCCACGTCACCCTCGGCATCACCCTGATCCCCGTCCTGCTCGCCAAGCTGTGGTCCGTGATCCCGAGGCTGTTCGCGCTGCCGCCGGCCCGCTCGCTCGCGCACGCCCTGGAGCGGATCTCGCTGCTGCTCCTGGTGGGCGGTGCGCTGTTCGAGTTCGTGACGGGGGTGCTCAACGTCCAGCTCGACTACGTCTTCCCCGGTTCCTTCTACCCGCTGCACTTCTACGGAGCGTGGGTGTTCTTCGCCGCCTTCGTCGCCCACGCGCTGCTGAAGATGCCCACGGCGCTGCGCAATCTGCGGCACCTGCGGGAGGAGCGGAACGACCTCGTGCCGCCCCGCCCCGCCGAGCCGACCGTCTCCCGCCGGGGTGCCCTGTGGTTCGTCGGGGGCGGCTCGCTGCTGCTGTTCGCGACGACGGCGGGGCAGAACTTCGACGGGCCCCTGCGGCGCACCGCCCTCCTCGCACCGCACGGCGGCGGCGATCCCGGCAGCGGCCCGAACGGCTTCCAGATCAACAAGACCGCCGCGTACGCCGGGATCGACACGGCCGAGACGGGCGAGGACGCCTGGCGGCTCGTCGTCACGGGGCCTGCGGGCACCGTCCGCCTCAGTCGGGCCAGGCTTGCCCAACTCCCTTTGCACAGTGCGGCGTTGCCCATCGCCTGTGTGGAGGGCTGGTCGACGTCGGACCAGTGGTGGCGCGGGGTACGGCTGCGCGATCTCGCGGCGCTCGTCGGGTACGACGACGACCCGCCGGACGTGTTCGTCGAGTCCCTCCAGCGGCGCGGCGCCTTCCGCAGCGCCGCCCTGCGCGCCAACCAGGTGGCCGACCCGCGTTCCCTGCTCGCCCTGTACGTCAACGGCGAGGAGCTGTCCCCCGACCACGGCCACCCGGCGCGGATCATCGTGCCCGCCGCACCCGGTGTGCTGAACACCAAGTGGGTGGCCCGGATGACGTTCGGAGACCTGTGA
- a CDS encoding class I SAM-dependent methyltransferase, with protein MSAPPTTAVAWAAADPYADALRAGHGPLFLRRADGWLLPLEVERWCARADAVDRDVLDRCEGTVLDVGCGPGRLVAELAARGRAVLGIDVSAAAVDHTVRMGGQALRRSVFEPLPGEGRWGTVLLMDGNIGIGGDPRALLDRMARLLRPGGLLIAETSPGDIDERAQVRVVGLTDAHGAGDPFPWARLGTPALLRYAHSWTRAGQWTADGRRFAALRTRSRRTASSSAEPPKRTAVISSQRARNTSAGSPVADR; from the coding sequence ATGAGCGCCCCGCCCACGACCGCCGTCGCCTGGGCAGCCGCCGATCCCTACGCCGATGCCCTGCGTGCCGGTCACGGGCCGCTGTTCCTGCGGCGGGCCGACGGCTGGCTGCTGCCGCTGGAGGTGGAGCGGTGGTGTGCTCGGGCGGATGCGGTGGACCGGGACGTGCTGGACCGGTGTGAGGGGACCGTGCTGGACGTGGGATGCGGGCCCGGCCGGCTGGTGGCCGAGCTCGCCGCCCGGGGCCGGGCCGTCCTCGGCATCGACGTCAGCGCCGCCGCCGTCGACCACACCGTGCGGATGGGAGGCCAGGCGCTGCGGCGCTCGGTGTTCGAGCCGCTGCCCGGCGAGGGCCGCTGGGGCACCGTCCTGCTCATGGACGGCAACATCGGCATCGGCGGCGACCCGCGCGCCCTGCTGGACCGGATGGCCCGGCTCCTGCGCCCCGGCGGCCTGTTGATCGCCGAGACCTCGCCGGGGGACATCGACGAACGCGCCCAGGTGCGGGTCGTCGGCCTCACGGACGCGCACGGTGCCGGTGATCCCTTCCCCTGGGCCCGGCTCGGCACGCCCGCCCTGCTCCGGTACGCACACAGCTGGACGCGGGCCGGTCAGTGGACGGCCGACGGGCGCCGCTTCGCCGCCCTGCGCACCCGCAGCAGGCGCACCGCCAGCAGCAGCGCCGAGCCGCCGAAGAGGACGGCGGTGATCAGCAGCCAGCGGGCGAGGAACACATCCGCCGGCAGCCCGGTGGCGGACCGGTAG
- a CDS encoding glycosyltransferase family 2 protein → MTTTSSDVDVVLPCLNEAEALPWVLERIPPGWRALVVDNGSTDGSDRVARAFGATVVHEPRRGFGAACHAGLTAATADVVCFCDCDASLDPSLLVPFVREVRDGEADLVLGRRRPQGRGAWPAHARAGNLALARMLRRRTGLRLHDLGPLRAARREPLLALGLTDRRSGYPLQMVVRAADAGWRIAEYDVPYLPRTGASKVTGTWRGTFQAVRDMGRVLGEAPGEAAPAVERGVR, encoded by the coding sequence GTGACGACGACTTCTTCCGACGTCGACGTGGTGCTGCCCTGCCTGAACGAGGCCGAGGCCCTGCCCTGGGTGCTCGAACGGATCCCGCCGGGCTGGCGCGCACTCGTCGTCGACAACGGTTCCACCGACGGCTCGGACCGGGTCGCCCGTGCGTTCGGCGCGACCGTCGTGCACGAGCCGCGCCGGGGCTTCGGCGCGGCCTGCCACGCCGGGCTGACCGCGGCCACCGCCGACGTGGTGTGCTTCTGCGACTGCGACGCCTCCCTCGATCCGTCGCTCCTCGTCCCCTTCGTGCGCGAGGTGCGCGACGGCGAGGCCGACCTGGTCCTCGGGCGGCGGCGTCCGCAGGGCCGGGGCGCGTGGCCCGCGCACGCCCGTGCCGGGAACCTCGCGCTCGCGCGGATGCTGCGCCGCCGCACCGGGCTGCGGCTGCACGACCTCGGCCCCCTGCGCGCCGCCCGCCGCGAGCCGCTGCTCGCCCTCGGTCTCACCGACCGGCGCAGCGGCTATCCGCTCCAGATGGTGGTGCGCGCGGCCGACGCCGGCTGGCGGATCGCCGAGTACGACGTGCCGTATCTGCCGCGCACCGGGGCCTCGAAGGTGACGGGCACGTGGCGCGGCACCTTCCAGGCCGTACGAGACATGGGCCGCGTGCTGGGCGAAGCCCCCGGCGAGGCTGCTCCGGCCGTCGAGAGGGGCGTACGGTGA
- a CDS encoding response regulator transcription factor gives MQQPHQYEETPDGSPRVLVVDDDPTVAEVVAGYLDRAGYVVDRADDGPTALTRAAAHWPDLVVLDLMLPGMDGLEVCRRMRGQGPVPVIMLTARGDEDDRILGLEVGADDYVTKPFSPRELVLRVESVLRRSRPAAPGHQLGAAGLTVDPAARRATKNGSELALTLREFDLLSFFLRHPGRAFGREDLMREVWGWDFGDLSTVTVHVRRLRGKVEDDPARPRLIQTVWGVGYRFDPTGEEAGS, from the coding sequence ATGCAGCAGCCCCATCAGTACGAGGAGACCCCCGACGGGTCCCCGCGGGTCCTGGTCGTCGATGACGATCCGACGGTCGCCGAGGTCGTCGCCGGGTACCTGGACCGCGCCGGTTACGTGGTCGACCGCGCCGACGACGGCCCGACCGCCCTCACGCGTGCCGCCGCGCACTGGCCGGACCTGGTCGTCCTCGACCTGATGCTGCCCGGGATGGACGGCCTGGAGGTGTGCCGGCGGATGCGGGGACAGGGGCCGGTCCCGGTCATCATGCTCACCGCCCGCGGCGACGAGGACGACCGCATCCTGGGCCTGGAGGTCGGCGCCGACGACTACGTCACCAAGCCCTTCAGCCCCCGCGAACTGGTGCTGCGCGTGGAGTCGGTGCTGCGCCGGAGCCGTCCCGCCGCCCCCGGGCACCAGCTCGGAGCGGCCGGTCTGACCGTCGACCCGGCAGCCCGCCGGGCCACCAAGAACGGCAGCGAACTCGCGCTCACCCTCCGCGAGTTCGACCTGCTCTCCTTCTTCCTGCGTCACCCTGGGCGGGCCTTCGGCCGCGAGGACCTGATGCGTGAGGTGTGGGGCTGGGACTTCGGCGATCTGTCGACCGTCACGGTCCATGTCCGCCGCCTGCGCGGCAAGGTCGAGGACGACCCGGCCCGCCCCCGCCTGATCCAGACCGTGTGGGGCGTGGGCTACCGCTTCGACCCCACGGGAGAGGAGGCCGGATCGTGA
- a CDS encoding sensor histidine kinase, whose translation MNDTLLIALYAFAGAAATGLAGAGALRLIRRRSLTASLAVVAAVGVVAMLAGTLAVAWAMFLSPHDLSVVTTVVAMAAVVSLATALLLGRWVVARSRELAMAARSFGDGGDFAAPDGPTTAELHHLSRELAATSARLAESRERERALETSRRELVAWISHDLRTPLAGLRAMSEALEDGVAADPDRYLKQIRTEVERLNDMVGDLFELSRIHAGTLPLAPTRISLYDLVGDALAGADPLAREHGVRLVGGRIEPVPVEVDGKEMSRVLGNLLVNAIRRTPADGTVAVTAERSTEGVVLSVTDGCGGIPEEDLPRVFDTGWRGTHARTPPAGAGLGLAIVRGIVEAHQGRATVRNIPGGCRFEVVLPAAAS comes from the coding sequence GTGAACGACACCCTCCTCATCGCCCTGTACGCCTTCGCCGGTGCCGCGGCCACCGGCCTGGCGGGAGCCGGTGCGCTGCGCCTGATCCGGCGCCGCTCGCTCACCGCCTCGCTCGCCGTCGTCGCGGCGGTCGGCGTCGTCGCGATGCTCGCGGGGACGCTCGCCGTCGCCTGGGCGATGTTCCTGTCGCCGCACGACCTGTCCGTCGTCACGACCGTCGTCGCCATGGCGGCCGTCGTCTCCCTGGCGACCGCGCTGCTGCTGGGCCGCTGGGTCGTCGCCCGCAGCCGTGAACTCGCCATGGCCGCACGCTCCTTCGGCGACGGCGGGGACTTCGCCGCCCCCGACGGCCCGACGACCGCCGAACTGCACCACCTCAGCCGCGAACTGGCCGCGACCAGCGCCAGACTCGCCGAATCCCGGGAGCGGGAACGCGCGTTGGAGACCTCCCGGCGCGAACTCGTCGCCTGGATCTCGCACGACCTGCGCACCCCGCTGGCCGGCCTGCGCGCCATGTCGGAGGCCCTGGAGGACGGCGTCGCAGCCGACCCCGACCGCTACCTGAAGCAGATCCGCACCGAGGTCGAACGCCTCAACGACATGGTCGGCGACCTCTTCGAACTCTCCCGCATCCACGCCGGCACGCTGCCCCTGGCCCCCACCCGGATCTCCCTGTACGACCTGGTCGGCGACGCGCTGGCGGGAGCCGACCCGCTCGCCCGGGAACACGGGGTACGGCTGGTGGGCGGCCGTATCGAGCCGGTGCCGGTGGAGGTGGACGGCAAGGAGATGAGCCGGGTGCTGGGCAACCTGCTGGTCAACGCCATCCGCCGGACCCCGGCCGACGGCACGGTCGCCGTGACCGCGGAGCGCTCCACCGAGGGCGTGGTGCTGTCGGTGACGGACGGCTGCGGCGGCATCCCCGAGGAGGACCTGCCGCGCGTCTTCGACACCGGCTGGCGCGGCACGCACGCCCGGACGCCTCCCGCCGGCGCGGGCCTCGGCCTCGCCATCGTCCGGGGCATCGTGGAGGCGCACCAGGGCCGGGCCACCGTACGGAACATCCCCGGCGGCTGCCGTTTCGAGGTGGTGCTGCCCGCCGCCGCTTCGTAA
- a CDS encoding NAD-dependent epimerase/dehydratase family protein, protein MRVLVTGGAGFIGSHVVAALRERGHEAVVFDVREDAGADVRDPATVGRALAGVDAVCHQAARVGLGDGVADAAEYVSHNDLGAAVLLAAMAEAGVRRLVLAGSMVIYGEGRYECPRHGVVRPGPRAVTDLDAGRFEPPCPVCGADLVPGLVGEDAPADPRNVYATTKLAQEHLAAAWARCTGGSAVSLRYHNVYGPGMPRDTPYAGVASFFRSALARGEAPRVFEDGRQRRDFVHVRDVAQANAVALEAEAAPGVLTAYNTGSGDPHTVGEMARALAAAYGGPEPVVTGEYRLGDVRHITADSARLRSESGWKPEVGFEEGMAEFARAGMRDA, encoded by the coding sequence ATGCGCGTACTGGTCACCGGCGGTGCCGGGTTCATCGGGTCCCATGTGGTCGCCGCCCTGCGCGAGCGCGGGCACGAGGCGGTCGTGTTCGACGTGCGGGAGGACGCCGGCGCCGACGTGCGGGACCCGGCGACCGTCGGCCGCGCCCTGGCCGGTGTGGACGCCGTGTGTCACCAGGCCGCGCGGGTCGGGCTCGGCGACGGGGTCGCCGACGCGGCGGAGTACGTCTCCCACAACGACCTCGGGGCCGCCGTGCTGCTCGCCGCCATGGCGGAGGCGGGGGTACGGCGTCTCGTCCTGGCCGGGTCGATGGTGATCTACGGGGAGGGGCGGTACGAGTGCCCCCGGCACGGCGTCGTACGGCCCGGGCCGCGTGCCGTCACCGACCTCGACGCCGGCCGGTTCGAGCCGCCGTGCCCGGTGTGCGGGGCCGACCTCGTCCCCGGGCTGGTCGGCGAGGACGCCCCGGCCGATCCACGGAACGTGTACGCGACGACCAAGCTGGCCCAGGAGCACCTGGCCGCCGCCTGGGCCCGCTGCACGGGCGGGTCGGCGGTGTCGCTGCGCTACCACAACGTGTACGGGCCCGGTATGCCCCGCGACACCCCGTACGCCGGTGTCGCCTCCTTCTTCCGTTCGGCGCTCGCCCGGGGCGAGGCACCGCGCGTGTTCGAGGACGGGCGGCAGCGCAGGGACTTCGTGCACGTCCGGGACGTGGCTCAGGCCAATGCCGTGGCGCTGGAGGCGGAGGCCGCCCCGGGTGTGCTCACGGCGTACAACACCGGCAGCGGCGACCCGCACACCGTCGGCGAGATGGCCCGGGCGCTGGCCGCCGCGTACGGCGGGCCCGAGCCCGTCGTGACCGGCGAGTACCGGCTCGGGGACGTACGGCACATCACCGCCGACTCCGCGCGGCTGCGCAGTGAGTCGGGGTGGAAGCCGGAGGTCGGGTTCGAGGAAGGCATGGCGGAGTTCGCGCGGGCCGGGATGCGGGACGCGTAG
- a CDS encoding glyoxalase, with translation MTSIESVTLDVDDPAAARRFYTSAFGLGGQVRVRPSETPTTGFRGFTLSLVVSQPADVDALVGAAVEAGGATLKPAAKSLWGYGGVVRAPDGTIWQVASSSKKDTGPATRRIDEIVLLLGVADMAGSKRFYAEHGLPVAKSFGSKYVEFDTGSGSVKLALYKRRGLAKLVGVSPDGTGSHRLTINGDAGPFTDPDGFAWATASQTASL, from the coding sequence ATGACTTCCATCGAATCCGTCACCCTCGACGTGGACGACCCCGCCGCCGCCCGCCGCTTCTACACCAGTGCGTTCGGACTGGGCGGTCAGGTACGCGTGCGGCCCTCGGAGACGCCGACTACCGGCTTTCGGGGGTTCACGCTGTCGCTCGTGGTGTCCCAGCCGGCCGATGTCGACGCCCTCGTCGGCGCCGCCGTGGAAGCCGGTGGCGCGACGCTGAAGCCCGCCGCCAAGTCGCTGTGGGGTTACGGGGGTGTCGTGCGAGCGCCGGACGGGACGATCTGGCAGGTCGCGTCGTCGTCGAAGAAGGACACCGGGCCGGCCACCCGGCGGATCGACGAGATCGTGCTCCTGCTGGGTGTCGCGGACATGGCCGGGAGCAAGCGGTTCTACGCCGAGCACGGCCTCCCCGTGGCGAAGAGCTTCGGCAGCAAGTACGTCGAGTTCGACACCGGGTCGGGCTCCGTCAAGCTGGCGCTGTACAAGCGCCGGGGCCTGGCCAAGCTCGTCGGTGTCTCTCCCGACGGCACCGGATCGCACCGGCTCACGATCAACGGCGACGCCGGGCCCTTCACCGACCCGGACGGGTTCGCGTGGGCGACCGCGTCACAGACCGCGTCGTTGTGA
- a CDS encoding PRC-barrel domain-containing protein: MIRSADIREWRDRDVVDPKQRRIGMLEAVYVDTATDEPAMATVRTGLPTRRRLIFVPLDDAVLGPGYVKVSYTRGQVRKAPSIGTDDVLPAEQEEEVFQHYGMAYRSGAGGERRLARR, translated from the coding sequence ATGATCCGTTCAGCCGACATCCGCGAATGGCGCGACCGTGACGTGGTCGATCCGAAGCAGCGCAGGATCGGCATGCTCGAAGCGGTCTACGTGGACACGGCCACCGACGAACCGGCCATGGCCACCGTCCGGACCGGGCTGCCCACCCGCCGGCGCCTGATCTTCGTCCCCCTCGACGACGCCGTTCTCGGACCGGGCTACGTCAAGGTCTCCTACACCAGGGGCCAGGTGCGCAAAGCCCCCTCGATCGGGACCGACGACGTCCTGCCGGCCGAGCAGGAGGAGGAGGTCTTCCAGCACTACGGCATGGCGTACCGGTCGGGAGCAGGGGGCGAGCGCCGGCTCGCCCGCCGGTGA
- a CDS encoding acyl-CoA desaturase, which produces MPPPHIPDTSTTVAPSGPAPSPPSPQGYDGTSPFPPDGPAPARDGGERLYVAVTGVIVVLPFVAIALAGWLLWGSLIHPTDIVLALVLYTITGLGVTVGFHRGLTHGGYRAARPVRIALAVAGSMSFQGDVIGWVATHRRHHAFTDRPGDPHSPYRYGTHLRGQLRGLLHAHVGWLFRNDRTPPERYAPDLLADRDIRAVARAFPALCVLTLALPFAVGWAIGGTWLYGVTALLWAGLVRIALLHHVTWSVNSLCHLIGERPFRTRRHDRATNLWPLALLSFGESWHNLHHADPTSARHGVDRGQVDPSAAVIRLLERLGWVHDVRWPTAERVAARRV; this is translated from the coding sequence ATGCCACCGCCTCACATTCCGGACACGTCCACGACGGTCGCACCGTCGGGCCCCGCCCCGTCGCCCCCGTCGCCCCAGGGCTACGACGGGACGTCTCCGTTCCCGCCGGACGGCCCGGCGCCCGCCCGCGACGGCGGTGAGCGGCTGTACGTCGCGGTGACGGGCGTGATCGTCGTCCTGCCGTTCGTGGCGATCGCGCTCGCCGGCTGGCTGCTGTGGGGGAGTCTCATCCACCCCACCGACATCGTGCTCGCCCTCGTCCTGTACACGATCACGGGTCTCGGCGTCACGGTCGGCTTCCACCGCGGCCTCACCCACGGCGGCTACCGGGCCGCCCGCCCCGTGCGCATCGCGCTCGCGGTGGCCGGGTCGATGAGTTTCCAGGGCGACGTCATCGGCTGGGTCGCCACCCACCGCCGCCACCACGCCTTCACCGACCGGCCGGGTGACCCGCACTCCCCGTACCGCTACGGCACCCATCTGCGAGGCCAGTTGCGCGGGCTGCTGCACGCGCACGTGGGCTGGCTGTTCCGCAACGACCGTACGCCGCCGGAGCGCTATGCCCCCGACCTGCTGGCCGACCGCGACATCCGCGCGGTCGCCCGCGCCTTCCCGGCCCTGTGCGTCCTCACGCTCGCCCTGCCGTTCGCGGTGGGCTGGGCCATCGGCGGCACGTGGCTGTACGGCGTGACCGCCCTGCTGTGGGCGGGACTCGTGCGCATCGCGCTGCTCCACCACGTCACCTGGAGCGTGAACTCCCTCTGCCACCTGATCGGTGAGCGCCCGTTCCGCACCCGCCGCCACGACCGGGCCACCAACCTGTGGCCGCTGGCCCTGCTCTCGTTCGGCGAGAGCTGGCACAACCTCCACCACGCCGACCCCACCAGCGCCCGCCACGGCGTCGACCGAGGTCAGGTGGACCCCTCCGCCGCCGTCATCCGCCTCCTCGAACGCCTCGGCTGGGTGCACGACGTGCGCTGGCCGACCGCGGAACGGGTCGCGGCCCGTCGCGTCTGA
- a CDS encoding DUF5994 family protein — MSTALQPPLPSDPVLRMRLAPRSGMPRPIDGAWWPRSYDLPAELPTLLAGLPRAWGHITSVTVNGATWSAVPGRMLVFNQVVQLHRALAASTPHTVVLLAPGRGRWDLLVVPPDTTEEAAEPLMAAAASDQV; from the coding sequence ATGAGCACCGCGCTACAGCCCCCGCTTCCCTCCGACCCGGTGCTCCGGATGCGTCTCGCACCCCGCAGCGGCATGCCCCGGCCCATCGACGGAGCGTGGTGGCCCCGCTCGTACGACCTGCCGGCGGAACTCCCGACGCTGCTGGCCGGGTTGCCGCGGGCGTGGGGCCACATCACCAGCGTCACCGTCAACGGGGCGACGTGGTCCGCGGTACCCGGCCGGATGCTCGTCTTCAACCAGGTCGTACAACTGCACAGGGCTCTCGCGGCGTCCACCCCGCACACCGTCGTCCTGCTCGCCCCCGGGCGGGGCCGCTGGGACCTGCTGGTCGTGCCGCCGGATACGACCGAGGAGGCCGCGGAACCGCTGATGGCGGCCGCGGCGAGCGATCAGGTGTGA
- a CDS encoding DUF5994 family protein: protein MSDSDPPRVTRLLPDAVHQAVRPGTAVVRLETTHDRQGVLDGAWWPRSRDIAAELPGLISALTEYLGPITRVGLDAGAWDELPTRMTIDDRVVHIDSSPIGDDTVLVTRGGQDLFSLLVVPPHATPDAARAAMAEAVRADSVTQAGQILIDTGTERESGRHGTPERPW, encoded by the coding sequence ATGTCCGACTCCGACCCCCCGCGTGTGACCAGGCTCCTGCCGGACGCCGTCCACCAGGCCGTGCGGCCCGGAACGGCTGTCGTACGGCTGGAGACGACCCACGACCGGCAGGGCGTGCTCGACGGGGCGTGGTGGCCGCGCTCCCGCGACATCGCCGCCGAGCTCCCCGGCCTGATCAGCGCGCTGACGGAGTACCTCGGGCCCATCACCCGTGTCGGCCTGGACGCCGGCGCCTGGGATGAGCTGCCGACGCGGATGACCATCGACGACCGTGTCGTCCACATCGACTCCTCCCCGATCGGCGACGACACCGTCCTCGTCACCCGGGGCGGGCAGGATCTCTTCTCCCTCCTCGTTGTCCCGCCGCACGCGACGCCCGACGCCGCGCGCGCCGCCATGGCCGAGGCCGTCCGCGCCGACAGCGTGACGCAGGCCGGACAGATCCTCATCGACACCGGCACCGAGCGCGAGTCCGGGCGCCACGGAACTCCCGAGCGCCCCTGGTGA
- a CDS encoding GAF and ANTAR domain-containing protein, with protein MWGAVRAGSRAWADGKDQGPQRSGGRRTEDRGIRRSADRPEVLPSCPCDSDERARLLELFALQHHQGPCVECYRTGAARTNIELTRPEPADGRPHFAARARETGYVSTHALPLRLRSRVIGALSLFQSAPHRLGDDDIALAQALADVATIAILQQRTLQQSQVVNSRLETALTSRVLVEQAKGVLAERWSTSVDDAFAAFRSYARARHLRLSDLATRIVSGDFDTADIPLPAPVSPEDRRR; from the coding sequence GTGTGGGGGGCCGTCCGTGCGGGCAGTCGTGCGTGGGCCGATGGGAAGGACCAGGGCCCGCAGCGGAGCGGGGGCCGTCGGACGGAGGACCGTGGGATCCGGCGGTCGGCGGATCGTCCCGAGGTCCTGCCATCCTGTCCCTGCGACTCGGACGAGCGCGCCCGCCTGCTGGAACTCTTCGCGCTCCAGCACCACCAGGGGCCGTGCGTGGAGTGCTACCGCACCGGCGCCGCCCGGACGAACATCGAGCTGACGCGGCCGGAGCCCGCCGACGGCCGGCCGCACTTCGCCGCGCGGGCACGCGAGACGGGATACGTGAGCACGCACGCCCTCCCGCTCCGTTTGCGCAGCCGCGTCATCGGCGCGCTCAGCCTGTTCCAGAGCGCACCGCACCGCCTCGGCGACGACGACATCGCGCTCGCCCAGGCACTCGCCGACGTGGCCACCATCGCGATCCTCCAGCAGCGCACGCTGCAACAGTCGCAGGTCGTCAACAGCCGGCTGGAGACCGCGCTGACCAGCCGCGTCCTGGTCGAGCAGGCCAAGGGCGTGCTGGCGGAGCGCTGGAGCACGTCCGTCGACGACGCCTTCGCCGCGTTCCGGTCGTACGCGCGCGCCCGTCACCTGCGCCTGTCGGATCTGGCCACGCGGATCGTCTCGGGTGACTTCGACACCGCGGACATCCCGCTACCGGCGCCGGTCAGCCCCGAGGACCGCCGCCGCTGA